A stretch of the Aegilops tauschii subsp. strangulata cultivar AL8/78 chromosome 4, Aet v6.0, whole genome shotgun sequence genome encodes the following:
- the LOC109782347 gene encoding uncharacterized protein — protein MGIPTAYISCSAPAKPSTPLASLQQLQAQSIASTRLQYRARLASQEASSTSPSSSGDRSLRGASRQELANHQQTLAAAPAPDAELAGETEEQRGKFLVLRLYEALNARDARRAQELLAPDLEWWFHGPPAHQHMMRLLTGAGTNAEFRFSPRSVDAFGSTVIAEGSADGAGQLLYWVHAWTVGPDGVITQLREYFNTDLTVTRLSAAAATNNASAGSPSHSSSSSASSSPSSSTSSGLSSPAHTPKWPKCLWQSRRSDRARKSLPGLVLAI, from the coding sequence ATGGGCATTCCTACGGCCTATATAAGCTGCTCCGCGCCCGCTAAACCCTCCACCCCTCTCGCCAGTCTCCAGCAGCTCCAAGCTCAATCCATCGCCTCCACCAGGCTCCAGTACCGCGCCCGCCTCGCCTCGCAAGAGGCTTCCTCGACCTCTCCTTCAAGCAGCGGAGACCGGAGCCTACGCGGGGCTTCGCGCCAGGAGCTGGCTAACCATCAGCAGACCctcgcggcggcgccggcgccggaCGCGGAGCTGGCCGGGGAGACGGAGGAGCAGCGCGGCAAGTTCCTCGTGCTGCGCCTCTACGAGGCGCTCAACGCCCGCGACGCGCGCCGGGCGCAGGAGCTGCTCGCCCCGGACCTCGAGTGGTGGTTCCATGGCCCGCCGGCGCACCAGCACATGATGCGCCTCCTCACCGGCGCAGGCACCAACGCCGAGTTCAGGTTCTCCCCCCGCTCCGTAGACGCCTTCGGCTCCACCGTCATCGCCGAGGGGAGCGCGGACGGCGCCGGCCAGCTCCTCTACTGGGTGCACGCCTGGACCGTCGGGCCCGATGGGGTGATCACTCAGCTCAGGGAGTACTTCAACACCGACCTCACCGTCACCCGCCTCTCCGCCGCGGCGGCCACCAACAACGCCAGCGCGGGCTCCCCTAGCCACTCCTCCTCTTCTTCTGCCTCTTCCTCCCCCTCCTCGTCTACGTCCTCGGGCCTCTCCTCGCCGGCGCACACGCCCAAGTGGCCCAAGTGCCTGTGGCAGAGCCGCCGCAGCGACCGCGCGCGCAAGTCGCTGCCGGGCCTCGTCCTCGCCATCTAA